One window of Bacteroidales bacterium genomic DNA carries:
- a CDS encoding Gfo/Idh/MocA family oxidoreductase, with amino-acid sequence MKKNCVLLSFMVMLFGGIVLSGCDCPTKPEEKSFEPKAMFAVPERAPGQTDVIELRCEPLDTVRVAIIGLGMRGSDAVRRLSFIEGTTITVLCDVVPENVEYAQQLLTEKGKPAAAGYTGEEDWKLICEREDVDLVYVCTHWDLHTPIAVYAMEHGKHVAVEVPAALTIDECWQLVNTAEKTRRHCMMLENCNYDFFEMATLNMAQQGLFGEIVHVEGAYIHDLRWLNFDDSTGYWNMWRLKHNEKYDGNLYPTHGLGPVAHILNIHRGDKMDFLVSVSTNQFGMTAYAREQFGDTSDYAKREYKKGDMNTMIIKTNKGKTMMIQHDVTSPRPYSRIHMVSGTKGFAQKWPRRGIALEPNGHAFLPEEEMNALLAKYEHPIVTEVGQKAKEVGGHGGMDFIMDYRLIYCLRNGLPLDQDVYDAAEWSAVIELSRTSVSNNGMPVQVPDFTRGAWEKVKTVTYFTK; translated from the coding sequence AAAAAAAATTGTGTCCTCCTCTCTTTCATGGTCATGTTGTTTGGAGGGATTGTCCTTTCAGGGTGTGACTGCCCGACTAAACCGGAAGAAAAGTCATTTGAGCCAAAAGCAATGTTTGCTGTTCCCGAACGCGCACCAGGCCAGACTGATGTGATCGAACTGCGGTGCGAACCATTGGACACCGTCAGAGTAGCCATCATCGGATTGGGAATGAGGGGATCAGATGCTGTCCGCAGGCTTTCGTTTATCGAAGGTACAACCATAACCGTTTTATGTGATGTCGTTCCGGAGAATGTGGAATACGCGCAACAACTGCTGACCGAAAAGGGGAAGCCAGCAGCAGCAGGGTATACAGGGGAAGAGGACTGGAAATTGATTTGCGAACGGGAAGATGTGGATCTGGTTTACGTTTGCACGCATTGGGATTTGCACACTCCCATTGCAGTATATGCGATGGAACACGGAAAGCATGTTGCTGTTGAAGTGCCCGCTGCACTTACCATTGACGAGTGCTGGCAGTTGGTCAATACTGCCGAAAAAACACGCCGGCATTGCATGATGCTCGAAAACTGTAATTACGATTTCTTCGAAATGGCCACGCTCAATATGGCTCAGCAGGGCTTGTTTGGAGAAATTGTTCATGTTGAAGGGGCCTACATTCACGACTTACGTTGGCTCAATTTTGACGATAGCACAGGCTATTGGAACATGTGGAGGCTGAAGCACAATGAAAAATACGACGGAAATCTTTACCCAACCCACGGACTCGGCCCCGTGGCTCACATTCTGAATATTCACCGCGGCGACAAAATGGATTTCCTCGTGTCGGTCTCAACCAATCAATTTGGCATGACAGCATACGCCCGTGAGCAATTCGGCGACACATCAGACTATGCCAAAAGGGAGTACAAAAAAGGGGATATGAACACTATGATCATCAAGACCAACAAGGGAAAAACCATGATGATCCAGCACGACGTGACCAGTCCGCGCCCTTATAGCAGAATCCACATGGTGAGCGGCACAAAAGGCTTTGCCCAGAAATGGCCGCGAAGGGGAATCGCACTGGAGCCCAACGGACACGCATTTTTACCGGAAGAGGAGATGAACGCTCTGCTGGCAAAATATGAACACCCGATAGTAACCGAAGTCGGTCAGAAAGCCAAAGAGGTTGGCGGGCACGGGGGTATGGATTTTATTATGGATTACCGGTTGATCTATTGCCTGAGAAACGGATTGCCGCTCGACCAGGATGTGTATGATGCCGCCGAATGGTCGGCCGTTATTGAACTTTCAAGGACTTCGGTAAGTAACAACGGTATGCCGGTGCAGGTTCCCGATTTCACCCGTGGCGCCTGGGAGAAGGTAAAGACGGTTACTTATTTTACGAAGTAG